The following nucleotide sequence is from Vibrio sp. VB16.
TGAGGAAGTACACCCTTTGGTTTCAGGGGTAATATACGCTTCTGGCTTTACGTATTTTTCAAAGCCAAGTTTTTCAAGTGTGTAGCCTGCTACAACGGATACGCCCATCGCGATAGCAAAATAGAACGCGGTGACTTTTAGTCCAAACGTTACAGCAAACAGCCCGATGATTATTGGATTTAACAGTGGGCTCGCAAATAGGAAAACCATCATAGTTCCGAAGCCCGCTTTCGCCCGCAACAAGCCCTTCAAGAAAGGAATGGTTGAGCATGAGCAGAACGGTGTAATCGCGCCGAGGAAACCCGCTACGAGATACCCTTTACCGTTCTTACCACTCAGAATACTCTGTATTTTTTCTGGTGGGATGTATTCCTGTAATACACCAACAAGGTAGCTAATCAATAGAAAAAGAATGGTGAGTTCTACCGCTAAAAAGGCAAACATGTCCAAGGTATCCATGACCATGTTTTGTGTAATATTCATAATATTTTATCTCTGTATTTCTAGAATAACCGAAATATACTATCGCAAATTGATGTCGTCAATACATTTCCATGATTATCGAAATATAAATATAGAGAGGACCTACTTTGATCCACTAAACCTGTAGTTAAGTCATTGAAAGTTAGGATAGGTATTTCAGTGATTGAAACATGCAATGTTCTTGTATTTAGACTCAACCTTGCGACAGAGCCGTAAAGTGGGTTGAATATCTCCCCCATTTCGAATATTATCGAACTATCAATTAGGAGTAATGAATGAATCTAGAAAGCGTTGCAAAAGCACTGAAAGAACTTGGTCACCCTACCCGTTTATGCATATATAAAACGGTGGTTAAGGCAGGCTTTCAAGGTATTGCTGTTGGGAAAATTCAAGAGATATTGAAAATCCCAAATTCTACTTTGTCTCATCATATTTCTAGCCTCGCTTCCGCCGATCTGATTAAACAACGACGAGAAGGCCGCACACTATACTGTGTAGCAGAGTATGAGAACTTAGAAGGCGTGATCAGTTATTTGCGGGAAGAGTGTTGTGCAGACGAGGCAGCCCAAGAAATTGAACACCTTTTACCCAGTTAAGTAACCTTAACCTGCTATAGATTAGGGTAGAAACTAAAACGAGGTACATTCGTAACCGAAGGTACCTCGAGACAATTTAAAAGCGTTTATGCTTGCAAGCGACTATCGAAGAATTCGAGCTCTAAACTTGCGACCTTTAAGTTTGCCATTCTCTAGTTTTTTAAGTGCTTCTTTAACAACATTCTTATGTACTGCTACATAAGAACGCATGTCAAAAAGATTAATTTTGCCAACTTTTTTACCATCGATACCGTCTTGACCTGTCAATGCTCCAAGAATGTCACCTGCACGTACTTTCTGCTTTTTACCGCCAGAGATCTCTATCGTCACCATTTCAGCTTGGTATGTTGGCTCACTCAATACCTCTTCATTCGGCAGCGCAATAGGATCGATAGGAAGATCCATATACTCATCTATCTGTGCTACTCGATGCATTTCGTTACTGCTAAACAAGCTACACGCCATACCTTTACTACCCGCACGGCCAGTACGACCTATACGGTGTACATGAACCTCCGGATCGCGAGATAATTGATAATTGATAACCATATCTAGGTTATCTACATCAAGTCCACGAGCCGCAACATCAGTCGCAATTAAGATAGAGATGCTTTTATTTGAAAACTGAACCAGAGCTTGATTTCGGTCTCTTTGTTCTAAATCACCATGAAGATCAATAACGTCAAACCCTTCTTGGTACAGCTCTTCAGCCACCTCTTGAACTTCGCGTTTTGTATTACAGAAGATCACAGAAGATTCAGGTCGATGTGACAATAGCAGCTTTTTGACCGCATTTAATCTGTCCGTATCATTGCCTACTTTGAAGAAGAATTGCGAAATACTTGAATTATCATGGGTTGCCTCAACCTTAACCAGCTCAGGCTTCTTCATTATTTTGTTAGCCACTGTTTGAATCTGTTCTGGGAAGGTCGCACTAAATAGGAGTGTTTGTCTTTCTGTTGGTGCTTCACCGATTATCGCATCTAGTGCGTCTTGAAAACCCATATCCAACATTCTATCGGCTTCATCCAAAACCAACGTGTTGAGTTCAGAAAGGTCAATACGTCCTCTCTCAAGGTGATCCAAAATACGGCCAGGTGTGCCGACCAAAATATGGGCACCGTGTTCAAGTGAACCAATCTGTGGACCCATTGGCATACCGCCACAAAGTGTCAATACCTTAATATTGTGAATAGAACGCGCTAACGATCGGATCTCTTTTGCTACCTGATCAGCGAGTTCCCTTGTTGGACACAATACTAAGCATTGAACTCTAAAGCGTTTTACATTGAGGTTAGTCAATAAGCTAAGTCCAAACGCAGCCGTCTTACCTGAGCCGGTTTTTCCTTGCCCAATAACGTCAACGCCTTTAAGCATAAGGGGTAATGCTTTTGCTTGAATTGGTGTCATTGAGGTGTAGCCCAATGTCTCCAAGTTTTGCAATAAAGCAGGCGACAAAGAAAGAGTAGAAAATGGAATCTGGCTCAAGGGAATGTCCTATCGGTTAGGGAGTGACGAAATTGGAAGCGCACGATAACTGTATCGATGCGCTATTACAACTGTTAGTTACTCTAATAATTATTGTTCGCCTAAACTCGGATATTAAAGTTATCGCTACTTTAGGCTGTATAAAATCACAAATACAAAAATATCGCATTTAGGTATTATCGATCTTCTTAATAACCCTGCACGGATTACCTGCTGCAACCACACTTTCAGGTACATCTTTGGTGACTACGGCACCAGCACCAATCACTGAGTTGGCACCAATTGTCACGCCCGGACAGATGATTGCGCCGCCACCTATCCACACATTATCACCGATTGTGATCGGCAGGCCGAATTCAACGCCCTCTTCAACTCTGCTTTTCACATCCGTTGGGTGACCCGCGGTATAGATTTGAACATTGGGTGCAAGGAGTACGTTATCACCAATATTAACTCGATTCACATCTAATATAATGCAGTTAAAATTAGCATAAAAGTTCTTACCTACACGGATATTGCTGCCGTAATCACATCGAAAAGGTGGTTCGATATAGGTATCATCCGTCGCATTTGAAATCAGTTGCTTGATCGATGCCTTCCATTCGTCACTATTTGGTAAGCTATTATTTAGTATTTGTAATGTTTTACGGCAAGCGACACGTTCTGAATACAGTTCTTTGTCCCAAGCAAGATAGGGTTCGCCAGCCAGCATTTTTTGTTTTTCACTTCTCATTAACTGTTCCAATTTCTAATTTTTTTATCCAAAGTACAGCGTACGCTCCGAGAGTGATCTCTTGGTTAAGTGAGATATCATTCCCTGTTAGCAAGTCAAACACCTGATTCGCCTGTAGCAGATCACAAATAGAACTTGGTATTGATTGCGGATGTTCACTGAAATTGCAAATAGCGAGCAGCTTCTCTCCGTTTTTATGTTCACGGGAATAAGCAAATAAGTGAGAACGGTAGGTTTCCAGTATCTGTGTACTCGCTTCACCAAACACAGATTCAGATTGACGGATAGCAATCATCTGCTTTAGTTGGCGATTAACGATACCTTGTGGGGACGTCGCATGCTTCGCTAAGTTGACGATCTCTTCTGTAATCGCGGGTCGATTGACCCAGCGAGAATCATCTCTTTTAAATTCATTATCTAGATAAGTATGATCATTCAACACACCAATCTCATCACCTTGATAAATTAGTGGGATACCCCCAATACTTAAGCTTATGCTGTTAAGAAGTAATATCCGTTTGATGGCGTGATCCAACGTCTGCGTATCACCTGATATTATCGCTTTTTCTAGCCCTGCCAACGAGGCTAATGAGCCGCAGACTCGACAATCGCCCGTTGTCGGATTCTCTTGAAATGGTACTCCTTTCGCAAAAGAGCCGTCAAAACGACCCGTGTAAAATTGATTCAGAAAACGACGATGATCGAAGCCATTTATCCCCAACTGACTCGCCACTTCATCATCAAATGTCCATCCAATATCATCATGACATCGGATATAATTCACCCATGCACAATCAGGAGCAATGTCGAAGCTCTTCTTAAGTGAAGCCGTCAATAGCTTGGTTTCTCTGGTTGCCAAGCTTTCCCACATAAGTGCCATCATGAGTGGGTTATATGAGAGCTGGCATTCATTTTTATCGATATATTTTGCGACTTCATCTGGGTGAACAATCGCTTCTGACTTAAACTGAACAGCGGGGGCAACAATCTGCAAACAGAGATTAAATGCTTGAATTAGCGTATGTGCTTTGGTTAAATTTTCGCACTGTGTCCACTTTTCCTTCCAGATAAACGCAAGTGCATCTAGTCGCAATCCTTCACACCCTATATTTGCTAAAAAAAGCATTTCATCCGCAATCGCATTAAACACCGCGGGGTTAGAATAATTAAGGTCCCATTGGAAGCTATTAAATGTGGTCCAAACCCATTTATTTGATTGCTCTAAATAGGTAAAACTTCCTCGTCTTACCGTAGGAAAAATTTCACGACATGTTTGATTATATTCATCCACCTCTTTCTTATCATTGAAGAAATGATAAAAATTCGCAAACTCTGGGTTGCCAGCTAATGCTTTTTTTGCCCATTCATGCTCATTTGAGGTGTGGTTAAACACAAAATCAAGAACCAAGCTAATACCCGCTTCACTAAAAGCATCAGCGAGATCCTCTAGGTCCTTTTCACTTCCTAATGTTGAATCAACTTTACGATAGTCTGATACCGCATAACCACCGTCACTATCGCCTTTAGGTGACTGGTACAGCGGCATTAAGTGGATGTAATTAACTCCGAGACTCTGAAAATAGGGCAGCTTTAATTTAAGGTTTTTTAAATCACCTGCAAACAAATCAACGTAAAGCGCCATGCCCAACATCTTTTCACTTCGATACCAAGTGGGATTGAGAAGGCGCTGCTCGTCTCTAATTTTTAACTCAGGTTTACGACGGGAAAATGCTGTTGCCAAGCCATTGATTAGGCTTTGAAGATGAAAGAAAAAATCATAGTGGTCGGAATAGAGTAGATGGAGCTTTGAAACCAGTTCTGGAAAATGAAAATCTAAACGGTCTAGAAATACCTTTTCCTCTTTATTGGTCAACGTTGGCAGGGTGACAGAACTCAATACTTGTTTTAATGCTTTCTCGCTCAACGAATGTGACAGCATTGCGAACTCCCTTGTACGTGTACTTTATTGACAGTTAAATAGCATGATATTTAACTTAATCGTTTAAGTAACCGTTAAGGAAGTGATTAAGTCTTATTTTGTGATGCTAATCGCCATAGAGAGTCAAACAGATAACTGCCACCGAATACCTTCTCTATTTCAGTGGCTATTCGCTAACGAAAATTCGGTCAAAAGAACGAATGCGTTATTTTAGATTAGAAAAACTGAATCGATTTTCTACCGCTATTTTTTTTTGCAGGCTCTTCAGGTTCGGACTCAGGTTCCTCACTTTCTAGTTCTGTTTCTTCCAGAGAGGCCTCTTCGTATTCATTTTGAATAGACTCAGCTTGCATTTCATGATCGACAGACTCAATATCCGAGTCTCTCACCTGGTACTCTTGCGCGACCAGATCTTCTTCAAAAACTTCTGGTAATTCACCTTCCGGAAGATCACACAAAACCACATAATATTCTTGATTAAACTCAACCAAATCGCCGTCAAACATTTTACGACGTTTTCTGGTCTCTATTTCACCATTAACGGCCACATATCCTTCTGAGATAATGTGTTTAGCCTCACCGCCACCATTGACCAAGTTAGCTATTTTAAATAATTTATAGAGTTCTATTGGTTGGCTGCTGATCTCGATACCGATCGCCTCAACTTCTACTTCATCAGTGGAGAGATCGTCTGGTTGCTCTTCGTTCATGGGAATGACCTATAGGGATATTTGAGCGTAGTGTAACAAAATTCAGTGGCAAGTGGATAAAGTGAGGGATATAAGCGGGTTTAAATAACATCGTATCGATAACAAGGGCAAAACTACCCATGCTTCATGTGAAAAGCATGGGCCGATATCCGTTTATGCAAATATCGTAGGATCTGTGGTTAAACAGCCTCAAAAGATCAACAGACCCTACTATGACTCATCAAATGAGCAGCGTGTCGACTCACAGAATACTAGACAAAAACGTTTTCAATCGTGGATGAGACGGATTTTCGAAAAAGTTTTCAGGTATGTCATCAACAAGCAGCTGGCCATCTTCCATAAACAGTACCCTGTCCGCTACTTCACTAGCAAAACCCATTTCGTGCGTGACGACAACCATGGTCATACCTTCCTCCGCAAGCGACTTCATCACTTCTAAAACCTCTCCGACCATCTCTGGATCGAGTGCAGATGTTGGCTCATCAAATAACATGAGATCGGGATTCATTGCTAACGCACGTGCAATAGCAACACGCTGTTGCTGCCCGCCAGATAGTTGACTTGGAAAGACATCTATTTTTTCAGCTAGTCCTACTCTAGTTAGCAGTTGTACTGCCTTCTTTTCTACTTCCTCTTTAGCTAGCTTCGATACTTTCAATGGTGCTAGCATCACATTTTTTTTGACTGAAAGATGGGGAAATAGATTGAAGGACTGAAATACCATGCCGACGTTTTCACGTAGTACATTGATGTCAGTAGATGAGTCGTACATGTTGATACCATCTATAATAATATCGCCGTCCGTCACCACCTCTAATTGGTTTAATGTCCGCAAGAAGGTTGATTTACCCGAACCGGACGGCCCTATAATCACCACGACTTCTCCACGTTTTACTGTAACGGACACCTTTTTTAGTGCGTGACAGCCGTTATCGTAAATCTTATCTACGCTTGCGGCGACAACCATCTCTTCGCCTTTATAATCCGCTCTAGTCACTGTTTGATAGCCTCTTTTCAATGCGCTGTACGCCGAAAGATAGTGTGGAAGTTAGTACAAGATAAAGCGCCGCAACAGCGAACCATACTTCGAATGTAGCAAAGCTACCTGCAACCACTTCTCTGCCAGCCTTAGTCAGATCCGTAATGGAAATGACCGACACTAAGGAAGAGTCTTTTATTAGGTTAATCAATTGTCCAGCCATAGGTGGTAGCGTGCGTTTAAATGCTTGGGGTAAGATAACGTAAGTCATTGCCTTGGGATAACTCATACCCAAAGAGCGTGCTGCTTCCATTTGCCCCTGTGGGATCGATTGGATACCCGAACGAATGATTTCCGCAATATACGCCCCGGTAAAGACAGACAGCGCAGTAATACCTGCGGTAAATCTGTCCAGATCGAAAATCGTGCCTAAGAAAAAATACACGATAAAGATCTGCACAAGAAGTGGTGTACCGCGAATAATCTCAACATACAAAAAAGCGAAGTTTCGACTCAATGGGTTTGTGGATATACGCATTAACGCGGCAACTAAACCAATGATGATGGCAAAAGACAATGAAATAATTGAGAGTTGAATCGTCGTAATCAATCCGATTAAAAGTACACCCATACTCTGCTGATTTAGGCTAGAAATTCTGTCACCAGCAAAAACTAAATCACCCTCGACTACAAATACATCATCTGCCTTTTCAATCCGTTGAGCAGCGTCTCCATTGTCAAATTCAATAACGATGTTGCCCTTCTCGACCGTAATAACCGTACCATCACTATCGGCTAACGTTTCAGTCGGTGATGAATCAATTATGTAGGGGACAATTCGATTCCATTGCCATGTATAATTTATTTTTTGTGAAGCGGAATAAACAGAGAAACCAATGCCGATAAGAGCGAGTATGAATAGAAAGTGCCAAGCCCAATTATTCTTTTTATGTAGCATATCAATACCAAAATGAGAGTAATGAGAGCCAGAAACAGAACGTTTCTGGCTGATTCCACTTATTTAATTTGTTTTAACCAAGCATCACTCTTGAACCACTTAGCGTAGATACGATCGTAAGTGCCATCCCCTTTGATTTGACGAAGGTAATTGTTCAAAAAGTTGACCATATCAGGGTCACCTTGTTTAACGGCCCAACCAAGCGGCTCATAGGTGAATGGTTCAAGAATTGCGTTTATTTTTTCACTATTTTGAGCAGCATAGATAGAGATAAACGGCATGTCGTAGATCATCGCGTCAGCCTTACCATTTATCACTTCCAAAGCGGCATCAGTTTCAGTTTCAAACGCGTTATACTCCGCCTTACTTAGCATTCTTTTTACCACCGTTTCACCGGTCGTACCGAGCTTACTTGCTACTACATATTTAGGATCATTAAGGTCTTTGTAGCTGTTAATCTCACCCTTCAACTTAGGATTTAGGAGTATAGATTGGCCAACGACGATATATGGGTCAGCAAAATTCACCTTCATATTACGAGGAGCCGTTATCGTCATACCCGCCATAATGATGTCGCACTTACCGGTAATAAGCGCTGGAATAATGCCATCCCATGCTGTGTTTACAGGCACATATTTCACACCCATCTGCTTCGCCATCACTTTACCTAAATCGATATCAAAACCGATATAGCTATTGTTAGTAGACTTCATTTCAAATGGCATATAGCCCGCATCAAAACACGCGCGTAATTCACCAGACTCTGCAATACCGTCTAATATTGGTCCTGCGGCCGCTCCCGCAGAGCAGAGGATTATCGCGCTATATGCAGCCAACTTACCTATTTTATGCTTCATTATGTTAATTCCCTGTTATAATTGTTAATAAATTAGTCCATTAATGGTTTTTTATTCACTATTACTAGATATTATTGCATTATATATCGTTTGTACAGCATAAATACTCAAGTGCTCTTTTAGAGTATCTATTCTCAATCACCAATATTGTGCATCTACCGTTAGTTGTAGCAATAGTTGTGCCGATAACATCACACTTGATAAATGTCAATTTACTAGATGTTTAACCCAAAAAATTAGAATATGTAAGCGTATTAATCTGACATGTTCTTTTTCTATGTATTTCGCTCATAATGAGCGCACCTTAATGGTGCGAAAATAAAGAAAAAAGATAATATTGGTGCAGATGTTAATTGTTCGATATTTAGCCACTTATATAGAATAAACAGCTAAATTTGAGGGAACGACGTTGGAGTAAGTCTTTGAGTATCTCAGTCGTTATCGGCGTATTAATTTTCTCGGTATTAACTCAATACCAAACTGCTGACGTTTGGCTGAAGCATTGAGTGCTAACGCAAGCGCGCTATCAGAGATTAATTCAAATTGCTGAGGCAGCGAGTTTACTTTCATTGGCAGGAAATCGAGCAACCTGTTATCGCCAAAAGTGCCCAATTTTATTTTTGACATCAGCTCGGTGTGTTCCAAAAGCACATCCAGCACGCCTTCCAAAAGGGTATAAGATGTGACCACGATGGCGTCAGGTACTTTTTTCTCTCGCACCCATTGAGACAATACAGCTTTGCCTTCTTCTCTATTAAAATGCTTGCCATAACCAACGATAGATTCTTTCTTATGGATACGCGCCGCCGCATAAAAACCTAATTGACGATCTTTAGAGATACTTAATTCAGGCAGAGCACCGATTAATCCAACCGTCTTTACACTCTGCGACAAAACTGAATTGGTCAAATCATAGGCGGAGGTGTAGTCTTCACTGATAACACACCCAAAACACTCATCATCTAAAGGACGGTCTATTGCCACAACAGGCGTACCAGATTTTTGGATTTTTAAGTAATATTCGTTTGCATTGGGTAGGCAAGTAGCCACAAACAGTGCGTCAATTCTTCGGCTCAACAGTGCGGTAGCCAAACTCTCTTCAATTTCAGCTTCGTCATCACTGCAACCAATCAAGATTTGATAACCCGCTTTTCGCGAGTTTTGTTCGAGTAATTTGGCAAGTTTGGTGTAGCTCGAGTTCTCCAGATCAGGAATAATAAGGCCAAATGAACGGCTATTCCCGGCCCGCAGGGATGAAGCTGCATGGTCAGGTTGGTAATTATGCTCGTTAACAACAGCCATCACTTTATGTTGAGTCTTCTCACTTATACGGTATTTTTTTGCTTTACCGTTGATGACATAACTTGCCGTAGTCTTTGAGACACCTGCCAACTTTGCTATTTCGACTAATGTCATTTCATTACCTTTATGTGCAGTTGATCAAAATTTTACAGATTATTTGTTATTCTAACTTGAATTATACGCTGAATCGATTCAGTATTAAAGCTGAAAGGATTCAGCAAAACTTGAAACATGACTTAAATCACCTATTTTACACCGTGGGTGAGTGAGATAAGCGAAACAACAAGTATCAGCAACATATGTAGATGTTTGCTGAATTTTTTTGCAGCATTGCTGAACCGATTCAGCTCTAAGTTTACATCAACGATGAATCGAAGATTAAAAGCAATTTGACCCGATGATTGAAGCTCTCATGAAAGAGCTCTAAGAGGCGCACCATGTTAAAACTGACAACATTAGATATTGAGCTTCAACAAACCGCTATAGACAAAAGCACGGCCATTCGCGTATTAGCGAGCGACCTTGCAAAGAAAGGATTAGTAGAAGTTGACTACGTAGAAGGTATGCTTAATCGGGAAGCACAAAACACCACCTTCCTTGGAAACGGCATTGCAATACCTCATGGTACAACCGATACCCGTCATCTTGTGAAAAGCACCGGGGTCGCTGTCCATCACTTTCCCCAGGGCGTAGATTGGGAAGACGGTAACACGATTTATATCGCAATTGGCATCGCCGCTAAATCTGACGAGCATTTAGGCATATTAAAGCAGCTGACTAAGGTTCTTTCTGCTGATGGTGTTGAAGATAAACTGAGAGATGCTTCTACAAAACAAGAAATCCTCGCCCTATTAAATGGTGACGTTCAATTCACTGCGGACTTTGATGAATCTCTGATCCTACAAAACTTCCCTGCAAGCGACATGATTCAACTTTCTGCCGTTGCGGGTGGCCTATTAAAAAACACCCATTCAGTTGAGGCTAGCTTCATCGCTGACCTTGTTAGTAAAAAGCCAACCTATCTAGGTAAAGGCCTATGGTTGATCAGCAGTGTTACCTCGGTTTCACGCACTGCAATGTCTGTCGTTACTGTCGACCCCGCATTTTCATTTGAAGACAAACCCGTCAACGGGCTCATTGCTTTCTCCGTTTGCAATGCCGCTCACCAAACCATGCTCGATACGATCAGTGAATTAGTCTTCCAACAGAAGCAAACCACCATTCTTCAAGCCACCAAGCAAGAGTTGGTCTCTCTATTCACACAAGATGATGGCGAAACATCTGCTCCCACAACGTCCGATAATAATGCCGTCTTCAAGATAAAAAATGCCCACGGTTTACACGCTCGTCCAGGCGCAATGCTGGTGGCAGAAGCGAAGAAATTCGAGTCAATTATCAGTGTGAAGAACCTTGATGGAGACGGAAAAACCGTCAACGCTAAGAGCTTAATGAAGGTGATCGGATTAGGCGTTATGCATGGACATTCTTTGGCGTTCTCCGCGGAGGGCATCGACGCTGGCGAAGCAATAAAAGCGATAGGCATCGCCATTGAGTCTGGCCTAGGTGAAGGGTAAGGATCGTATTATGACAACCAAAAAAGTCGTTACTGTCACGCTAAATCCTGCCTTGGATCTCACCGGTAGTATGGGAACGCTAAATGTCGGTCGTGTGAGCCTCGTGAATCAAGGCTCATTACACGCTGCAGGTAAAGGTGTGAATGTAGCGAAAGTACTTTCTGATTTAGGTGCGGAGGTTACCGTTACGGGATTTCTGGGCCGTGATAATCAGGAGATGTTCTGCCAATTATTTGAAGAGATCGATGCTACAGACAAATTTGTGCGAGTAGATGGCGCAACGCGCATCAACGTAAAATTAGTCGAGCAATCTGGAGAAGTGAGCGATATTAATTTTCCGGGTGTTGAGGTCAGCGAAGACGACATCACGCAATTTGA
It contains:
- a CDS encoding permease is translated as MMNITQNMVMDTLDMFAFLAVELTILFLLISYLVGVLQEYIPPEKIQSILSGKNGKGYLVAGFLGAITPFCSCSTIPFLKGLLRAKAGFGTMMVFLFASPLLNPIIIGLFAVTFGLKVTAFYFAIAMGVSVVAGYTLEKLGFEKYVKPEAYITPETKGCTSSCGGKVKAVSKWRKIWNSTWTDFKKVLPYLVGGIALGSMIYGFMPTEFVASIASEDNPFAIPVAAIIGIPLYIRAEAVIPLSAALAAKGMGLGAVMALIIGSAGASLTEVILLKSIFKNQMVAAFLFVIVSMAIGAGFLYQFIF
- a CDS encoding ArsR/SmtB family transcription factor — its product is MNLESVAKALKELGHPTRLCIYKTVVKAGFQGIAVGKIQEILKIPNSTLSHHISSLASADLIKQRREGRTLYCVAEYENLEGVISYLREECCADEAAQEIEHLLPS
- the dbpA gene encoding ATP-dependent RNA helicase DbpA; translation: MSQIPFSTLSLSPALLQNLETLGYTSMTPIQAKALPLMLKGVDVIGQGKTGSGKTAAFGLSLLTNLNVKRFRVQCLVLCPTRELADQVAKEIRSLARSIHNIKVLTLCGGMPMGPQIGSLEHGAHILVGTPGRILDHLERGRIDLSELNTLVLDEADRMLDMGFQDALDAIIGEAPTERQTLLFSATFPEQIQTVANKIMKKPELVKVEATHDNSSISQFFFKVGNDTDRLNAVKKLLLSHRPESSVIFCNTKREVQEVAEELYQEGFDVIDLHGDLEQRDRNQALVQFSNKSISILIATDVAARGLDVDNLDMVINYQLSRDPEVHVHRIGRTGRAGSKGMACSLFSSNEMHRVAQIDEYMDLPIDPIALPNEEVLSEPTYQAEMVTIEISGGKKQKVRAGDILGALTGQDGIDGKKVGKINLFDMRSYVAVHKNVVKEALKKLENGKLKGRKFRARILR
- a CDS encoding sugar O-acetyltransferase, which encodes MRSEKQKMLAGEPYLAWDKELYSERVACRKTLQILNNSLPNSDEWKASIKQLISNATDDTYIEPPFRCDYGSNIRVGKNFYANFNCIILDVNRVNIGDNVLLAPNVQIYTAGHPTDVKSRVEEGVEFGLPITIGDNVWIGGGAIICPGVTIGANSVIGAGAVVTKDVPESVVAAGNPCRVIKKIDNT
- a CDS encoding alpha-amylase family protein, producing MLSHSLSEKALKQVLSSVTLPTLTNKEEKVFLDRLDFHFPELVSKLHLLYSDHYDFFFHLQSLINGLATAFSRRKPELKIRDEQRLLNPTWYRSEKMLGMALYVDLFAGDLKNLKLKLPYFQSLGVNYIHLMPLYQSPKGDSDGGYAVSDYRKVDSTLGSEKDLEDLADAFSEAGISLVLDFVFNHTSNEHEWAKKALAGNPEFANFYHFFNDKKEVDEYNQTCREIFPTVRRGSFTYLEQSNKWVWTTFNSFQWDLNYSNPAVFNAIADEMLFLANIGCEGLRLDALAFIWKEKWTQCENLTKAHTLIQAFNLCLQIVAPAVQFKSEAIVHPDEVAKYIDKNECQLSYNPLMMALMWESLATRETKLLTASLKKSFDIAPDCAWVNYIRCHDDIGWTFDDEVASQLGINGFDHRRFLNQFYTGRFDGSFAKGVPFQENPTTGDCRVCGSLASLAGLEKAIISGDTQTLDHAIKRILLLNSISLSIGGIPLIYQGDEIGVLNDHTYLDNEFKRDDSRWVNRPAITEEIVNLAKHATSPQGIVNRQLKQMIAIRQSESVFGEASTQILETYRSHLFAYSREHKNGEKLLAICNFSEHPQSIPSSICDLLQANQVFDLLTGNDISLNQEITLGAYAVLWIKKLEIGTVNEK
- a CDS encoding RNA-binding S4 domain-containing protein, with amino-acid sequence MNEEQPDDLSTDEVEVEAIGIEISSQPIELYKLFKIANLVNGGGEAKHIISEGYVAVNGEIETRKRRKMFDGDLVEFNQEYYVVLCDLPEGELPEVFEEDLVAQEYQVRDSDIESVDHEMQAESIQNEYEEASLEETELESEEPESEPEEPAKKNSGRKSIQFF
- a CDS encoding amino acid ABC transporter ATP-binding protein, with the translated sequence MVVAASVDKIYDNGCHALKKVSVTVKRGEVVVIIGPSGSGKSTFLRTLNQLEVVTDGDIIIDGINMYDSSTDINVLRENVGMVFQSFNLFPHLSVKKNVMLAPLKVSKLAKEEVEKKAVQLLTRVGLAEKIDVFPSQLSGGQQQRVAIARALAMNPDLMLFDEPTSALDPEMVGEVLEVMKSLAEEGMTMVVVTHEMGFASEVADRVLFMEDGQLLVDDIPENFFENPSHPRLKTFLSSIL
- a CDS encoding amino acid ABC transporter permease, with amino-acid sequence MLHKKNNWAWHFLFILALIGIGFSVYSASQKINYTWQWNRIVPYIIDSSPTETLADSDGTVITVEKGNIVIEFDNGDAAQRIEKADDVFVVEGDLVFAGDRISSLNQQSMGVLLIGLITTIQLSIISLSFAIIIGLVAALMRISTNPLSRNFAFLYVEIIRGTPLLVQIFIVYFFLGTIFDLDRFTAGITALSVFTGAYIAEIIRSGIQSIPQGQMEAARSLGMSYPKAMTYVILPQAFKRTLPPMAGQLINLIKDSSLVSVISITDLTKAGREVVAGSFATFEVWFAVAALYLVLTSTLSFGVQRIEKRLSNSD
- a CDS encoding transporter substrate-binding domain-containing protein: MKHKIGKLAAYSAIILCSAGAAAGPILDGIAESGELRACFDAGYMPFEMKSTNNSYIGFDIDLGKVMAKQMGVKYVPVNTAWDGIIPALITGKCDIIMAGMTITAPRNMKVNFADPYIVVGQSILLNPKLKGEINSYKDLNDPKYVVASKLGTTGETVVKRMLSKAEYNAFETETDAALEVINGKADAMIYDMPFISIYAAQNSEKINAILEPFTYEPLGWAVKQGDPDMVNFLNNYLRQIKGDGTYDRIYAKWFKSDAWLKQIK
- the cra gene encoding catabolite repressor/activator; protein product: MTLVEIAKLAGVSKTTASYVINGKAKKYRISEKTQHKVMAVVNEHNYQPDHAASSLRAGNSRSFGLIIPDLENSSYTKLAKLLEQNSRKAGYQILIGCSDDEAEIEESLATALLSRRIDALFVATCLPNANEYYLKIQKSGTPVVAIDRPLDDECFGCVISEDYTSAYDLTNSVLSQSVKTVGLIGALPELSISKDRQLGFYAAARIHKKESIVGYGKHFNREEGKAVLSQWVREKKVPDAIVVTSYTLLEGVLDVLLEHTELMSKIKLGTFGDNRLLDFLPMKVNSLPQQFELISDSALALALNASAKRQQFGIELIPRKLIRR